The following are encoded together in the Strongyloides ratti genome assembly S_ratti_ED321, chromosome : 2 genome:
- a CDS encoding Transmembrane protein 144: MSTVVGLLACAISSLFFGSMFVPIKKFNSGDGVFVQWIMGLTIMFVGVIVNFYSNFPSFQPLAMWGGVFWATGNLAAIPIINMIGVALGMLIWGTVNCVVGWACGRFGLFDTIPSIPKSPIINYFGLIFVIIGGFLFSRIKSSAIERSDSQESFGPVDEVDEETNLHNTDSTIVETEILNINNPKFKMRIGIFLSICSGMCYGFTFLPVVYIQSHPKEYPDAPKDAIAFAFSHYTGIFVTSTMFMIIYSIYKQNKPEINNEIILPSIITGILWSVAQLSWFVANDALSQAITFPIISMVPGICAALWGVFYFKEITGKENMLLLALAIGITSFGAILVGISKDF; this comes from the exons ATGTCAACAGTGGTAGGACTGTTGGCTTGTGCCATttcatctttattttttggtTCTATGTTTGttcctataaaaaaatttaattcagGAGATGGAGTATTTGTACAATGGATAATGGGTCTTACGATAATGTTTGTTGGagttattgttaatttttacagTAATTTTCCATCTTTTCAACCATTAGCTATGTGGG GTGGAGTTTTTTGGGCCACAGGAAATTTAGCAGCAATTCctattattaatatgattGGTGTTGCATTAGGAATGTTAATATGGGGTACAGTAAATTGTGTTGTTGGATGGGCATGTGGAAGATTTGGATTATTTGATACAATACCTTCTATTCCTAAATCTccaataattaattattttggtcttatttttgttatcattGGTGGTTTCTTATTTTCACGAATTAAATCATCAGCTATTGAAAGATCTGACTCACAAGAGTCATTTGGACCTGTTGATGAGGTAGATGAAGAAACAAATCTACATAATACAGATAGTACTATTGTTGAAAcagaaattttaaacataaataatccaaaatttaaaatgagaATAGGAATATTTCTTTCTATTTGTTCTGGAATGTGTTATGGTTTCACATTTCTTCCTGTTGTATATATTCAAAGTCACCCAAAAGAATATCCAGATGCACCTAAAGATGCTATAGCTTTTGCCTTTTCACATTATACTGGAATTTTTGTGACATCAACTATGTTTATGATCATTTATtctatatataaacaaaataaaccAGAAATTAACAATGAAATTATCTTGCCTTCTATTATTACAGGAATTTTGTGGAGTGTAGCTCAATTGTCatg GTTTGTTGCTAATGATGCCTTAAGTCAAGCCATAACATTCCCTATCATAAGTATGGTCCCAGGAATATGTGCTGCTTTATGGGgagtattttattttaaagagaTTACTGGTAAAGAAAATATGCTACTACTTGCCTTAGCAATAGGAATAACTTCTTTTGGAGCAATTTTAGTGGGTATTTCTAAAGATTTTTAA
- a CDS encoding Coenzyme Q-binding protein COQ10, mitochondrial: MYNVRRYLFSLPKVNKNQVYAEKRVIGYSSSQMYNVVNNVEKYSEFVPWCKKSEVVKISDNLTICELTIGFPPLWEKYKSRVTSLPPYVVHSVCADGSLFEVLDTTWRFGPGLSENLDQTCTLYFSLTFQFKYSIHAQLSHLFFDQVVKTMVKAFLKRAENLYGPPSFNHFDSNIEIIDYKS, from the coding sequence ATGTATAATGTAAGAAGATACTTATTTTCACTAccaaaagtaaataaaaatcaagTATATGCTGAAAAACGAGTTATTGGGTATTCATCTAGTCAAATGTATAATGTTGTAAATAATGTAGAAAAATATTCAGAATTTGTTCCATGGTGTAAAAAATCAGAAGTAGTTAAAATTAGTgataatttaacaatatgTGAATTAACAATTGGCTTTCCACCATTATgggaaaaatataaatctaGGGTTACTAGCTTACCTCCATATGTTGTTCATTCTGTTTGTGCAGATGGATCATTATTTGAAGTTTTAGATACAACATGGAGATTTGGACCAGGATTATCTGAAAATTTAGATCAAACGTgtacattatatttttcattaacattTCAATTTAAATACTCTATTCATGCTCAATTATCTCATTTGTTTTTTGATCAAGTTGTCAAAACAATGGTTAaagcatttttaaaaagagcAGAAAATTTATATGGACCTCCATCATTTAATCATTTTGATAGTAACATTGAAATTATTGATTATAAAagctaa